One genomic window of Monodelphis domestica isolate mMonDom1 chromosome 1, mMonDom1.pri, whole genome shotgun sequence includes the following:
- the SORD gene encoding sorbitol dehydrogenase isoform X3: MHSVGICGSDVHYWQHGRIGDFIVKRPMVLGHEASGTVVKLGSMVKHLLPGQVEHNSRPLIFLSFRGERVTLFLNRTEHWICLDGDRVAIEPGVPRCTDEYFKIGRYNLSPTIFFCATPPDDGNLCRFYKHNADFCYKLPQNVTFEEGALIEPLSVGIHACRRGGVTLGSKVLVCGAGPIGMVTLLVAKAMGSAEVVMIDVNSTRLEKAKECGANYIYQVKEESPREVASKVEDLLGQKPDVTIECSGVESSIQTSIYATRPGGVVVLVGLGNEMVSIPLVHAAAREVDIRGVFRYCNTWPIAISMLSSKSVDVRPLVTHRFPLEEALKAFETSSKGLGIKVMLKCDPNDQNP; the protein is encoded by the exons ATGCATTCGGTTGGAATCTGCGGCTCTGATGTCCACTACTGGCAGCATGGCCGAATAGGAGACTTTATTGTGAAAAGGCCAATGGTGCTGGGACATGAAGCATCGGGGACTGTGGTGAAGTTGGGATCAATGGTAAAACACCTCCTACCAG GACAGGTAGAACATAACTCTCGGCCTCTGATATTTCTATCATTTCGCGGAGAGAGGGTCACCCTATTTTTGAATAGGACAGAACATTGGATCTGCCTTGATG GTGACAGGGTTGCCATTGAGCCTGGTGTTCCCCGATGTACCGATGAATATTTTAAGATCGGCAGATACAATCTCTCCCCCACCATCTTTTTCTGTGCTACGCCCCCAGACGATGGGAACCTCTGCAGGTTTTACAAGCACAACGCGGATTTCTGCTACAA ACTCCCTCAAAATGTCACATTTGAGGAAGGAGCCCTTATCGAGCCACTCTCTGTGGGGATCCATGCCTGTCGGAGAGGGGGAGTCACTCTGGGAAGCAAGGTCCTTGTGTGCGGAGCTG gACCAATTGGAATGGTCACTTTGTTGGTGGCTAAAGCAATGGGCTCAGCTGAAGTGGTAATGATTG atGTAAACTCTACTCGACTAGAAAAAGCCAAAGAATGTGGGGCCAATTACATCTACCAGGTCAAGGAGGAGAGCCCTCGGGAAGTTGCTAGTAAGGTAGAAGATCTCCTTGGACAAAAACCAGATGTCACCATTGAGTGTTCTGGAGTGGAGTCTTCTATCCAGACGAGCATCTAT GCCACTCGTCCTGGCGGGGTGGTGGTGCTGGTAGGATTGGGCAATGAGATGGTCAGCATCCCCTTGGTCCATGCAGCTGCACGGGAGGTGGACATCCGAGGCGTGTTTCGATACTGCAATAC atggCCCATTGCAATCTCGATGCTTTCATCCAAGTCGGTGGATGTCAGGCCCTTAGTCACCCACAGGTTTCCTCTGGAAGAGGCTCTGAAGGCCTTTGAGACATCCAGCAAGGGATTGGGGATAAAGGTTATGCTTAAATGTGATCCCAACGACCAGAATCCCTAA